The stretch of DNA TTTACAGTGGGAAGTAATAATTTTCAATCCAATGTATTGCTTCAATTAAATGGGGAAAGTCTTCTAATTGACGCGGGTTCTGATGTCAGGTTTGCCCTGTATGATTTAAAAATCGATTACCATAATATTCGCAGCGTTTATATCAGTCATTTGCATAGTGATCATATTGGTGGACTGGAGTGGTTCGCTTTAAGTACTTTTTTTGATCCGCAATATCAGGGCAAGCCCAATCTGTTTGTTTCTGATAGCGTCGTGGGTGATTTATGGTCAAAGTCTTTGGCAGGGGGCTTAAGTACTCTACCCAATCAGCGAGCCAGTTTACAGACCTATTTCAATGTTCACTCGATCAACAAATATGGAACATTTGTCTGGGAAGGGATCACATTCAAGTTAATACAAATGATCCATGTATTTAATGATTATTCTTTAATGCCTTGTTTTGGTTTAATGTTTGAATACAATTCAACTAAAATTTTCTTTACTGCCGATACCCAGTATGTGCCTGATCAGATGATGCTTTTCTATAAAGAAGCGGATATTATTTTTCATGATTGTGAAACACAGAGTTTTCCTAGCGGCGTGCATGCTCATTATAAGGAGCTGGTCACTATTCCGCCGGAACTTAAGCAGAAAATCTGGTTATATCATTACAATCCCGGCCAATTACCGGATGCCAAAAAAGATGGGTTTTTGGGATTCGTGGCCAGAGGCCAATCGTTTATTTTTTGAAGTGAATTAATTTATTCCGGATTGCTAATAATTTCTTAAGTTTTTTTTTCTATAATAAGGGTAGTGTTTCAAAGGTTTGTCCTTATTATGCCTCCTATATTGCCCGTTTTTGATGGTTATGACAAAGAGCAGTCGAGCTTTTCATATCTATTGCAAAACTGGCGTTTTCTCAGTGGAAAAAGCGGCGGTGCCAATGACGGCGGTAAACATGGCGGCTTATACCAGGTTAAATCAGAAGAGCAGCAAGACGTCTTAGTGTATTTAAAAA from Legionella quinlivanii encodes:
- a CDS encoding MBL fold metallo-hydrolase, giving the protein MSLKMTFLGTGSAFTVGSNNFQSNVLLQLNGESLLIDAGSDVRFALYDLKIDYHNIRSVYISHLHSDHIGGLEWFALSTFFDPQYQGKPNLFVSDSVVGDLWSKSLAGGLSTLPNQRASLQTYFNVHSINKYGTFVWEGITFKLIQMIHVFNDYSLMPCFGLMFEYNSTKIFFTADTQYVPDQMMLFYKEADIIFHDCETQSFPSGVHAHYKELVTIPPELKQKIWLYHYNPGQLPDAKKDGFLGFVARGQSFIF